From Salmo salar chromosome ssa09, Ssal_v3.1, whole genome shotgun sequence:
tggttctatggacagatactccaatctccgctgtggagctttgcagctccttcagggttatctttggtctctttgttgcctctctgattaatgccctccttgcctggtccatgagttttggtgggcggccctctcttggcaggtttgttttggttccatattctttcaattttcttttaaataattgatttaatggtgctctgtgggatgttcaaagtttcggatatttttttagaacccaaccctgatctgtgcttctccacaactttgtccctgacctgtttggagagctccttggtcttaatagtgccgcttgcttagtggtgccccttgcttaggggtgttgcagattctggggcctttctgaacaggtgtatatatactcagatcatgtgacacttagattgcacaaaggtggactttatttaactaattatgtgacttctgaaggtaattggttgcactagatcttatttaggggcttcatagcaaagggggtgaatacatatgcggtttctaagccactcctcagtaaaaaaggcacatgacagcttgcttggagtttgccaaaaggcatctaaagactctcagaccatgagaaacaaggttctctggtctgatgaaaacaagattgaactctttggcctgaatgccaattgtgacgtctggaggaaacctggcaccatccttacggtgaagcatggtggtggcagcatcatcctgtggggatgtttttcagtggcagggactgggagactagtcaggatcgaggtaaagatgaacggagcaaagtacagagagatccttgatgaaaaccagctctagagcgctcatgacctcagacttggccaaaggttcaccttccaacaggataacgaccctaagcacacagccaagacaacgcaggagtggcttcgggacaagtctctgaatgtccttgagtggtccagcaagagcccggacttgaacccgatcgaacatcgctagggagacctgaaaatagctttgcagcaacgctccccatccaacctgacagagcttgaaaggatctgcagagaggaatgagagaaactcccaaaatacaagtgtgccaagcttgtagtgtcatacccaagaagactctaatcgctgccaaaggtgcttcaacaaagtactgagtaaagggttagaATACTTTtggaaatgtaatatttcagatttcatttgtaataaatttgctataaaacttctaaaaacctgtttttgatttgtcattatgaggtattgtgtgtagattgaggggaaaaaaacgatttaattaattttagaataaggctgtaatgtaacaaaatgtggaaaaagtcaaggggtctgaatactttccgaatgcactgtatacacatcAGTACATTACGAAAGCAAAACAGAGATACAAAATACAATCATAGAAAATGAATCCATTCTTCAGGTTAACATGGCAGAAGTCTGTTCAAGAGTGCTTTATAAACAAAAAGAGTGATATGCATTGATCTACAAGACTTCAAAGAGGGCCCGCCTACTTTCTGATACAGAATGCAATGATGTGTACTAAACCTTTGCCCGTAATAAAGTGTATAGTGTGCTTTGACAAACTGTCCAATGGCTTCAATaggcagctgcattcatatagacGTACTGCCATAATCTATAACAGGTATGAATGTTGACTGAATTATTTAGTTTTCTGCTATTTAATGAAAGGCAGTTCAATGTATCAATCAGCAGCTGACATTTCAAGAGCAAGAGCAGACTTTACAAAAGACTCAACTGCACTTCCCAGAAAATAAAGTTCTGGGAAGTTTTTCTAAATGTTCTCATACCATTGTAtttacatgtgtgtatgtgtgttcagatatgttttatttttttatgacgACTTTGTCTTGCTTCATTAAAGCCCCCTCCTTTCCTCGTCCTTATATAAATACTCTGGCTAGGTGACTCATCATCCGCTCTACCAGTCCTCCTTCTCAACACTGTGtcagttctctctttctctctttctacctctctctctacctctctctctctacctctctctctctctctctctctctctctacctctctctctctctctctctctctctacctctctctctctctctctctacctctctctctctctctctctctctctctctctctctctctctctctctctctccctcttctctctatttATTAGTGGCTATGTGATTCCAAAACCCTCAGTTAGAGCATGACAGTGTCTGCCACACCTTCCCAATATCCAGACTGATGTGTTTGTGGTTAttgttgttgtgatgtgtttgtggttattgttgttgtgatgtgtttgtggttattgttgttgtgatgtgtttgtggttattgttgttgtgatgtgtttgtggttattgttgttgtgatgtgtttgtggttattgttgttgtgatgtgtttgtggttattgttgttgtgatgtgtttgtggttattgttgttgtgatgtgtttgtggttattgttgttgtgatgtgtttgtggttattgttgttgtgatgtgtttGCTTCCTCCACTCGTTATGATGTTGCATCATGATATTTGTTCCTGGTCTTAAATGataatgtgttgatgattaataataTGGTATGCTGTTAAAGGGGCAGTTTTAAATGAATGATTATTGAAGAATagaacttagaaatgcctcatgatcttagttcaactgtcgtccCCATCAGAATcaaccaaaaatatttttttactccattgcttgtaaacaatgtaattgtaaacaaactcTGTATAGTTAACTTTTTTTTAACTATAATCTTTATATTATGTATGGTCAGTCTTTGTATCGATAGCACTGCCTTACAGCGTGGTTATATTTCTCTAACCCCGTCCcttagctttttaccaaaacagtggcgtGGTGCCCGCTTTATTGTTTGAAcagcagatttcccctttaatgcTGGATGTGACTGTGTTTCTGGAAGTCTAATTAACTACACTATAATCATTCTTGTCATTGCATTTCCAAGATTTTCCTGGAAGTCAATGCCACTGCTGACTGCTAGATAACCCTTGTCTTCAAGTTGCTAAATTGATTGATCGGTATGTCCAATGGGATCAATAGCAAAACCTAGTTTGGGCCAATATGCAGTATTTAAAGAGTTATACACCTGGAGTTACCACACTGCTGCTATTAACCAGATTTATCAGGCCTCTGGCACATTGGAGAGCTCAGTAATTAGAGACTCTCTGGCATTTGGCTCAATCAGACACCATGATGACAGGCAGCCTGCTGAAAGGCTCTACTGAGAGTAGAAAAGGGATGGAAAGTGGCCTTGGAGTCGAACAGTAACATTTACACAGGAAGCAATCATTTGTCAAGTAAAAGCAATAATGTCAACACTCTTATGAAGATGAAATTGCCTTGCAGTGTCCATGACCACTATCTGATCTGGTCATCATGACAACAGGTTGGTCCagaggggtttgtgggtaattaccCTGCATTGTGACTCAGTTTGCTATTCGTTAGCAGGTATGTTCTATGAACCAATGAGGATGGTTAGTCTTTGACAACTATACTGTTTAAGAACTGTGTCTGAACAGTTTCCATCAGAGCAATACTCATAAGGGCGCTGAGTTTTTTTTACTACTTAATCTCTCGTGGACTGATTGAAATTGTAAGTGACAACTTTTGCAAGAATTTTACTTCTGGGTATCCAAGATTACTTACTACTTGACTTGACCGAGAAAAACTCCAGTCCCTATCTAGTCTCAGGGCCCTATCTGTCATCCATGTTGTCATATGTTTGGGGGATAATATAAAGGGAGATTCCCTCCTCTGCTTTTCTCCAACTCTGCTGAATCGTCTCACCATTTCACCCTGACTAATTAACATGCTTGTTAGCTGCAGGGCCACGCAACACCTCCCACATCCTTAACGAAGCTTCAAGGAAACCCTAACTAACAAAGCCTCCACCAAGCTGTGTGCTTTAGCTCTGTAGCTCTCCCTCCACAGCTCTGATCCGCCCGCCTCATCTCTGGGAAGCTTTGTAGCTCACCGCTCGCCGACGCAGCATCTCACAGTGGGTGACAAACCTCCACAGTCAATACGTAGGTTCTCAGTTGGGAGAGACAAGTCACATTCACTGTGATATTAACAGAGATTAAATAGATGCTTCTGGAAATTACTTTGAAAGACTTTCTCTCCTTTCTAAAAGGTTATGTATGATAGGAGGGACAACTGTTCTCTCTACACAGTCAGAAATAAGACATTTAATGAACATGCTTCATCTATACAGTGCACacgaggttggtggcaccttcattgtgGAGGATgtgcttgtggtaatggctggagcggaattagtagaatggtatgaaatacatcaaacacatggtttgatgccattccattcgctttgttccagccattattatgagctgtcctcccctcagcagcttccacTGATACAGTGACCCCTTACCACAGTCcaactatacagttgaagtcggaagtttacatacaattcgGTTAGAgtcgttaaaactcgtttttcaaccactccacaaatttcttgttaacaaactatagttttggcaagtcgattagcacatctactgtgtgcatgacacaagtaatttttccaacaattgtttacagacagattatttcacttataattcactgtatcacaattccagtgggtctgaagtttacataaactaagttgactgtgcctttaaacagcttggaaaattccagaaaattatgtcatggctttagaagcttctgatacgctaactgacatcatttgagtcaattggaggtgtacctgtggctgtattttaaggcctgccttcaaactcagtgcctctttgcttgacatcatgggaaaatcaaaagaaatcagccaagacctcagaaaacaaatttgtagacctccacaagtccggttcatccttgggagcaatttccaaatgcctgaaggtaccacgttcatctgtacaaataatagtacgcaattataaacaccatgggaccacgcagccatcacaccactctggaaggagacgtgttcattagagatgaacgtactttggtgcgaaaagtgcaaatcaatcccagaacaacagcaaaggaccttgtgaagatgctggaggaaacaggtacaaaagtatctatagccacagtaaaacgagtcctatatcgacataacctgaaaggccgctcagcaaggaagaagccactgctccaaaactgccattaaaagccagactacggtttgcacatggggacaaagattgtactttttggagaaatgtcctctggtctgatgaaacaaaaatataacttttggggggaggcttgcaagccgaagaacaccatcccaaccttgaagcacgggggtggcagcatcatgttgtgggggtgctttgctgcaggagggactggtgcacttcacaaaatagatggcatcatgaggaggagaattatgtggatatattgaagcaacatcaagacatcagtcaggaagttaaagcttggtagcaaatgggtcttccaaatggacaatgaccccaagcatactctcaaagttgtggcaaaatggcttaaggacaacaaagtcaaggtattggagtggccatcacaaagccctgacctcaatcctatggaacatttttgggcagaactgaaaaagtgtgtgcaagcagggaggcctacaatcctgactcagttacaccagctctgtcaggaggaatgggtcaaaattcacccaacttattgagggaagcttgtggaaggctacctgaaaagtttgacccaagttaaacaatttaaaggaaatgctaccaaatactaattgaatgtatgtaaacttctgacccactgggaatgtgatgaaagaaataaaagctgaaataaatcattctctctactattattctgtcaCGACTGTTTGaaagagcggaccaagatgcagcgttttcgtagttccacgtTTTATTTAAATCAGTGAAACCGAATGCAACAATTAACACTTTAagtaaatacaaaacaacaaaccgtgacgctggAGGAACATAAACCTCACAAAGAACAATCACCCGCAAACACCTGTGGGACAAACCtaacttaaataggacctccaattagagacaacaacaacctgctgcctctaattggaggtcatgccaaacaccaccaacatagaaatgcaaaCCTTGAACcagaacatagacatacaaaacccagacaaacaccccctgtcacgccctgacctattctaccatagaaaataacactcactatggtcaggacgtgacatattctgacatttcacattcttaaaatgaagtggtgatcctaactgacctaagacagggaattattactaaGATTACAcgtctggaattgtgaaaaactgagtttaaatgtatttggctaaggtgtatgtaaacttccgacttcaactgtacatagaggAAGTAGGCTTACATCTGTTCAATTACCATAGGACATAGGTGGACACAGGTGGCCTTCAATTAGAGTTAATTTAGTCACAGGTGGCTAGCGTTTAGACTTCTTTACTATTCACTAGCTAACTGACTTCCCCTGTGTTGGGTGGCATTCCCTTTTTTACCAGCGACATCACAGACTGAAATGGAAGACGGCGCCGGAGAAGATGGTGGACGTTTTACGTACTCCTAACCGATTGTGCTTTTGcgttttttttgtgttgtttgtaacttttttttaaacgtattttgtacataatgtttctgctaccatctcttatgaccgaaaaataacttctggacatcagaacagcgattactcaccacgaactggccaaagctttttttttctttaacggGTCCGACGAGCCCGACGAGAACGAGATACTGCTTTCGctggaacaggcccaaatccctgtcatctgCGTGTAGAGACGACGGCGAAAAAGAGGatggaggtcgggctgccttctgagaattcgtaggcgatcaaaTAAACCCCCCCTGCCTTGCGTTCTTCTAGCTAACGTACAATcagtggaaaataaaattgacgacctacgaggaagattaaactaccaacgggacaatcaaaactgtaatatcttacgcTTCACGGAGTCgaggctgaacgacgacattatcaacatacagccggctggttatacgctgtatcggcaggatagaactgCGGCGTCTGGTaatgcatatatgtaaacaacagctggtaaaCAATATCAAAGGAAGTCTCTAGGTTTTTCTCGCCTGAAGTAGAATATCtcacgataagctgtagaccacatgatctacctagagagttttcatctgtatttttcgtagctgtctacataccaccacagaccgatgctggcactaagaccacactcaatgagctgtattccgccataagaaaacaggaaaatgctcatccagaggccgcgctcctagtggccggggactttaatgcagggaaacttaaatctgttttacaaaATTTCTATCTATGTGCAACTAGAGGGAGAAAACTCTAGACTACCTTTACTCCACagacagagacgcgtacaaatctctccctcgcactccatttggcaaatctgaccataattctatcctcctgattcctgcttaaaagctaaaattaaagcaggaagcaccagtcaCTCGgttaataaaaaagtggtcagatgaagcagatgctaagctacaggactgttttgctagcacagactgaaatatgttcccGGATTCTTCcggtggcattgaggagtacaccacatcagtcattggcttcatcaataagtgcattctatgacgtcgtccccacagtgaatgtacgtacataccccaaccagaagccactgCCTTCTGCCTAGGTCGCCATATAAATGCTCATTAGAAAAAGGGTGAGATTGGCTCCTCTGTTGTTTGTTGACACGACCGCTACCTATTTGAatgtaatgcaaatgagattTATTCACAAACCTCAATTCATGACCATTAGCGTACtggttatttcagttttttaaacCACATCTTCTCCAGCTCTGGCAACAAAAAGTCCTTTGGTCCTCAGTAGCAGAAATACAGCCTATGTCTGTGTTCTCGCAGTTTCTTAGGGGTTCATTTCATATTGCTGATTATACAACAAAACAGGACTATTGTTTTGATTCATGTATGATTTCCCTATTTCCAAGCCCTGGCTAACCACCCTTGATGATTACAGTAATGTATTTAGCGGCCTTGGCAAGACTGACAGCATCTTCAAGGGAAAAAGCTGAAAGATCATGAACCACATTTGCTTTTAAAAAAGCAGAGAGAAAAGAGCAAACATCAAATACTCCTCCCTCTCTGGCCCGATGCTGTAGACCAATCACTATTAATGATGGAAGAATTACTGAATGATTACTCTCACTGGTCTTTCCGCTGTAAGGAAAGTAAAAGCAATCACATTGATTTAATGATGTACAGTATTTACCTTCTGCCGGATCCATATACTCTGATGGAGGGGGACTCTGTGTTGCCGTAAAATAATTAACCACAATAACAGTCAACAAATGTATTGGCCAATGATGGAAAAAACTGTGACTCACAACATCTGAGAGTGTGTCAATAGTTTGACTCATAATTGCAAGATGAAAAAGTTCACATTTTAGACAGTTTGGGAGAAAGATATTGAGTGACTAAaagaacaacagacagagaaagaaggtGAAAGGACACAGAATTAGTGACTCATTTAGACTTCATTCattgtgtacagtatatgtgggGCAGAGTGCAGGACGCAGGAGGACGCAAGCAGGACTCATCCTCCTCAGCTCCCACTGACGGAGGATGCTATTTAGACACATCCTGATGTATTATGCTGCTACgcattgtctctctctcgctctctctctctgttactctctctcaatctctctctctctctcactcacactcactctctctctctcatactctttctctctctctctctctagctcgccCTGTGTGtcactctctccatttctctctccctccctatctctcatctttctccttctctctattgtttcagtctctttctgtctcattcTTTCCATTTCACACACTGCagcttctacactgaacaaaaatataaacacaacataaacaaaaatgttgtacacaaatttgtttacgtccctgttagtgagcatttctccttagccaagataatccatccacctgacaggtgtggaatatcaataAGATAATTAAACAacatcatcattacacaggtgcaccttgtgctgggaacaaaaaaagggccactctaaaatgtgcagttttgtcacacaacacaatgctacagatgtctcaagttttgaggaagtgcgcaattggcatgctgactgtaagaatgtccagcagagctgttgtcaggtaattcaatgttaatttctctaccataagccgtcgttttagggaatttggcagtacgtccaaccggcctcaaaaccgcagaccacatgcatggcgttgtgtgggcgagcggtttgctgatgtcaatggtggcggtggggttatggtatgggcagcataagctacggaaaactaacacaattgcattttatctatggaaAGTTGAATGCAGATAGATaacatgatgagatcctgaggcccattgtcatgccattcatacaccaccattacctcatgtttcagcatgataatgcacggccctacactaccattcaacagtttggggtcacttaagaatgtccttgtttttgaaagaaaagcacatttttgtccattacaataacatcaaattgatcaaattGTCATCTTGCTcaaatttctgatcaatttgatgtcattttaatggacaacaaatgtgcttttctttcaaaaacaaagacatttctaagtgacaccaaacttttgaacggtggagtatgtcgtaaggatctgtacacaattcctgaaagctgaaaatgtcccagttcttccatggcctgcatactcaccagacgttACCCATAGATCATGTTTGGGATCCTCTGTGTATGACAgcctgttccagttcccgccaatatccagaaacttcacagcCATTGAGGCGGAATGGGACAACATTCGGcaggccataatcaacatcctgatcacctctatgcgaaggagatacagtgtgtcgcgctgcatgaggcaaatggtggtcacaccagataatggctggttttctgatccacgcccctaacttttttttaaaggtatctgtgaccaacagatgcaaatctgtattcccagtcatgtgaaatccatagattaaggccgaatgaatttatttcaattgactgatttccttatatgaactgtaactctgtaaaatcgttgaaattgttccatgttgcattaatatttctgttcagtatataaaATGATCTACAAGCAGTGAGcgtggtaaactatatttttgttcggtatagTTCCACCTTGATGTCCGGCTCTTTCTTTCACCAACCCTATCTCTCTGGTTGGCCCTTATTAAAAAGACATGAGCCCAACCGTTCCTACAGCTGACGTTCCACCTTATGGTGCACACTGATTTGTCTACACTATCAATCATTTGTGGAATAGCATGAAGTAGATAATAGCATTAATCCTGCCTCAACTTCCTTGTGTATAATGTATGAATTGTACCCGAAATTGAACTATTTCACATTAATAATTCAGTTACGTTTAAGGTACTCAGGAAATATAATTTAGTATGCCTCAACTTGCTTTTGTGATTTGTATCTATGTCAACTTAacctgagagagatagagagagacagagagagagagtgagagagagagcgagggagagagagagataaagaaaaagagagataaagaaagagagagaaatagagaggacgGGAGAAAACTCGTgaccacatacacatacacacagagcttATTGCATGAGAAAGATAAGACTCCTTATTGAGGCCTAAGACCCAGACAGGGGCCATTACATTCTAAATAGCATCATAAAATACATTCCTTTTCTTTCATGCTATTGTTCTACCTAACTTTGGTTTGGCATGTTGTCAATGGAGTGAGTTGTGAGCATTATGGCCTGCAGCTGGGCTGATATGGtaaagtgggtgggtgggtgggtgggtggtagcCTGGGAGGGGGATGGGCAGTAGTAACGTTATTGTCATAGCAATGAGGAGAAATCTCATCATACTCTGAGCTCATTTCTCAGGATTACTATCAGATGGGAAGGTCTCCAGTGGGTGGGATGGTTTGGGCTGATCTTACTGCATGATGACTTGTCAGATACAGGTTGCAGTTCCAATctccgagccgactaggtggaaAATCAGCCGATGCCCCTTATTAACCCTGATTGCTCCTCTAAGTGGCTCTAGATaaggcggagatctttgtgggctatactcggccttgtcttgtcaacggtaagttggtggttggagacatccctctagtggtgtgggggctgtgctttggcaaagtgggcggggttatatcctgcctgtttggccctgtccgggggtatcatcggatggggccacagtgtcttctgatcactcctgtctcagcctccagtatttatgcagcagtggtttatgtgtcggggggctagggtcagtctgttacatctggagtatttctcttgtcttatccggtgtcctgaatgaatttaaatatgctctctctaattctctctttctttctttctttctctcggaggacctgagccctaggaccatgcctcaggactacctggcatgatgactccttgctgtccccagtccacctggccgtgctgctgctccagtttcaactgttctgcctgcagctatggaaccctgacctgttcaccggacgtgcttgttgcaccctcgacaactactatgattattattatttgaccatgctggtcatttatgaacattttaacatcttgaccatgttctgttataatatccacccggcacagccagaagaggactggccacccctcattgcctggttcctctctaggtttcttcctaggttttggcctttctagggagtttttcctagggagtttttcctagccaccgtgcttctttcacatgcattgcttgctgtttggggttttaggctgcgtttctgtacagcactttgagatatcagctgatgtacgaagggctatataaataaatttgatttgatttgaataagtaAAAATCAATAATCGCTAACTGCCTGAAAAAATTGGTTCTAATTTGATCAATTAGTATGTCAACACTTCAGAACAAGACAATTCAAGGACAggatgggggtggcaggtagcttagtggttgggccagtaaccaaaagggcactggtttgaatccttgagccgactaggtgaaaaatctgtcaacgtgcacttgaacaaggcacttaacccaattgctcctgtaagccactctggataagagctgctaaatgactaacatgtaaattaTGATTCTACTGAAATCACTAGTGTGCCTCAGGAACAGGTAGTGTAAAACTACTGCAGCACTGCCCCCTTCTGGAGAAAAACTAGATATTGCAACCACCCTTTGATTTAAAAAAGAGAGGATCAACTTTTTTCaacataaaaacatttatttcccTAGAAGAGTTGAGAAGAACCATATCTCTTAAACAGAGCATAGTTTTTTTTATCTTCAATTTACACAACAACCCCAAGTAAACCTACATAGACATGAACACTGCACAGTGAAATCATTAGGCTACATCTTAAGAGGGTTTCGTTACAGAAAATATATTTCAAGTGGGTTCCAGGTACGTTTCAATGCTCAGAACCGGACGGTTAAAGAGCACTTGTTCCATATGTCGAGCTAAACTTTCTTTatcagtcagtcattcatttCTCCACTTATTTCCTATATGACGTAGAGGGATTGAAAGTCTACAGTTTTGTTGCGTTTATTTCCAGTATCATCATCTGTTCTGAGCATCACAGTTCCTCTCGGAGTATCTGTATCTCGGCGAAGTCGTCGAGAGAGCTGCACTTCAGGGTCTCGTCCGGTCCCTCCGCCGTCCCGCTGTCCGACTCCTCCTCGATGGCGAGGCGCACGTCGGCGGAGGAGCACAGTGAACTGACGCTGCTTTGCTCAATAGAGCACAGGGCGCAGGCCAGAGGGGAGCTCAGGACCCTTCCTTCATAGAGGCCCTGGCTCCTCGCGGAGAAGGGAAGCGACACCTGGAAGGAGGGCATGGTGATGCTGTGTTTCTTTTGCCGCGCGCCCCATTCCCGCTGCTCCTCTTCGTGCACCAGGCGCGTAAAAACATTCGACCTTCTCTTCTCCCGCCTTTTGGAGCGAACGTAGCCCAGCATTATACCAACGAGGAAGACCCCATAAAAGGAGATTACTATGAAAATGTACACGTATGCGTTGCCGTTGCTTTTGTCCGTTTGGGACGCGTCATTAGCCCTCTGCAGGGGAAGAACTTGGGGCGTTGTAAAGTTGTCTGACTTCTCCATCCTCAGTGGAGTTTATGAAGGAAGTTTCCTTGAAAAACAGAAACATTACAGAGGTTAGGATCTTGATTCTTTGACCAGACTTTTACGCACATCTTTacgcacactcacgcacacatttAAGCACACCATTCCTCAATTGCAGGCTATACGAATTATTGTATTAATCGTATAAAAGTATGCCTatctagccaa
This genomic window contains:
- the LOC106613126 gene encoding potassium voltage-gated channel subfamily E member 4; the protein is MEKSDNFTTPQVLPLQRANDASQTDKSNGNAYVYIFIVISFYGVFLVGIMLGYVRSKRREKRRSNVFTRLVHEEEQREWGARQKKHSITMPSFQVSLPFSARSQGLYEGRVLSSPLACALCSIEQSSVSSLCSSADVRLAIEEESDSGTAEGPDETLKCSSLDDFAEIQILREEL